One genomic window of Limanda limanda chromosome 16, fLimLim1.1, whole genome shotgun sequence includes the following:
- the nup35 gene encoding nucleoporin NUP35, with the protein MELQVGTEPMTLGSPTSPKPTSGAQFLPGFLMGDLPAPSTPQPRPFSLSMPVLESSGCGGSAPQPVVPTPKDKSGAPPVRSIRDDLVSVGTPLSAHRQSFSVMQSPLCGRQPSTPGAGTGVQQLCLSPAQVDPFYSQGESLSSDDQLDQTWVTVFGFPPASASYILLQFAQYGNIIKHTMASPGNWMHLQYQSRLQSRKALSKDGKVFGDAIMVGVKPCIDKSVMDSSEAVSSALPSTPRSAIRPLSAAYRSSSSDYQVVADRQTPRKDNSIVSKAMEYMFGW; encoded by the exons ATGGAGCTTCAAG tgGGAACTGAACCGATGACCCTGGGCTCTCCCACCTCCCCGAAGCCCACCTCCGGAGCTCAGTTCCTGCCGGGCTTTCTGATGGGCGACCTGCCGGCCCCCTCCACTCCGCAGCCACGCCCCTTCAGCCTCAGCATGCCCGTCCTGGAGAGCTCAG GATGTGGAGGTTCCGCCCCTCAGCCCGTGGTTCCCACCCCCAAAGACAAAAGTGGAGCCCCACCTGTCCGCAGTATCCGTGATGACCTGGTGTCTGTAGGGACGCCGCTCAGTGCTCACAGACAG tctttcTCAGTCATGCAGTCACCTCTGTGTGGACGTCAGCCCTCAACTCCAGGAGCAGGAACAG GTGTGCAGCAGCTGTGTCTGTCTCCAGCTCAGGTGGACCCGTTTTACAGTCAGGGAGAATCTTTATCATCGGACGATCAGCTGGATCAGACCTGGGTCACCGTCTTTGG tttccCTCCAGCCTCGGCCTCCTACATCCTGCTGCAGTTTGCTCAGTACGGAAACATCATCAAACACACG ATGGCGTCTCCTGGTAACTGGATGCACCTTCAGTATCAGTCCAGGCTTCAGTCCAGAAAAGCTCTGTCGAAGGATGGGAAAGTGTTTGGCGACGCCATCATGGTGGGAGTGAAGCCCTGTATAGACAAG agtgtGATGGACAGCAGCGAGGCCGTCTCCTCCGCCCTCCCCTCCACTCCTCGCTCGGCCATCAGACCGCTCAGCGCCGCCTACAGGAGCTCCAGCAGCGACTAccag GTGGTGGCCGACAGACAGACGCCCCGGAAGGACAACAGCATAGTTTCCAAAGCGATGGAGTACATGTTCGGCTGGTGA